From a region of the Deinococcus aestuarii genome:
- the secA gene encoding preprotein translocase subunit SecA produces the protein MFRVLNKVFDNNQRDVQRIVKTVVGPVNALEEETKKVENLAEAFMDLRRRVQEGGESLDDVLVPAFALIREAGRRAIGKRHYDVQLIGGTALHQGRIAEMRTGEGKTLVATLALALNALEGKGTHLVTVNDYLARVGAEEMGLLYRTLGLTVGLITRDMQPHQRQAAYGCDITYVTNSELGFDYLRDNMAQSREQLVLRAEHPLNFAIVDEVDSILIDEARTPLIISGAAEKATDLYYVYAKLIRRLQRGEPAEPGKRAEPTGDYTIDEKGKQVHVTEGGISKIERLLSLPDLYSPENMDKAHMITQAIRARELYHREKDYIVNNEGEVIIIDEFTGRSMPGRRYGEGLHQAIEAKEGVKIENENQTLATITYQNFFRLYGKFAGMTGTAKTEEKEFLDIYGSDVLVIPTNRPIVRKDAEDLVYRTRLGKYRAVVEEVREMHATGRPVLIGTASIVTSEQLSALLQEAGIQHAVLNAKFEAQEASIIAQAGRSGTVTIATNMAGRGTDIMLGGNAEYILGEAIEGQLGISRYAPEPEAFIKAISRQDPEAEELGMRIPGMTADFVRQAQGLQADTIADRARVQEIGGLHIIGTERHESRRIDNQLRGRAGRQGDPGSSRFYVSFEDDLMRLFANDRVVAMMDRLGMDDTQPIEAKMVTGAIERAQARVEDRNFGIRKQLLEFDNVMSKQRDTIYAQRREVLLGADEDVEESTEGMIADFAEMQLAMYAPADQSPETWDLETLRTNMLDAVPQLGAYDFEALRGMNPADAHAHLLGAVADTFDARKDELSPTMLNSLSRYVLLQVVDQHWKEHLHGMDVLRQGIGLRGYGQRDPFTEYKFEATNMFNDMIDNLKGEVTKYVFRMEFGQAS, from the coding sequence ATGTTCCGTGTCCTGAACAAAGTGTTCGACAACAACCAGCGCGACGTGCAGCGCATCGTGAAAACGGTGGTGGGGCCCGTGAACGCGCTCGAAGAAGAGACGAAAAAGGTCGAGAACCTCGCCGAGGCGTTCATGGACCTGCGGCGGCGGGTGCAGGAGGGCGGCGAATCGCTCGACGACGTGCTCGTGCCCGCCTTCGCCCTGATCCGCGAGGCGGGGAGGCGCGCCATCGGCAAGCGGCACTACGACGTGCAGCTTATCGGCGGAACGGCGCTCCACCAGGGCCGCATCGCCGAGATGCGCACGGGCGAGGGCAAGACGCTCGTCGCCACGCTGGCCCTCGCGCTCAACGCCCTGGAAGGCAAGGGGACTCACCTCGTCACGGTGAACGACTATCTCGCCCGCGTCGGCGCGGAGGAGATGGGGCTGCTCTACCGCACGCTCGGGCTCACCGTCGGCCTGATCACCCGCGACATGCAGCCGCACCAGCGTCAGGCCGCCTACGGCTGCGACATCACCTACGTCACCAACTCGGAACTGGGGTTCGACTACCTGCGCGACAACATGGCGCAGAGCCGCGAGCAGCTCGTGCTGCGGGCGGAGCATCCGCTGAACTTCGCCATCGTGGACGAGGTGGACTCCATCCTGATCGACGAGGCCCGCACGCCCTTGATCATCTCGGGGGCCGCCGAGAAGGCGACCGACCTCTATTACGTCTACGCCAAGCTGATCCGGCGCCTGCAACGCGGCGAGCCCGCCGAGCCCGGCAAGCGCGCGGAGCCCACCGGCGACTACACCATCGACGAGAAGGGCAAGCAGGTCCACGTCACCGAGGGCGGCATCTCCAAGATCGAGCGGCTGCTCTCGCTGCCCGACCTCTACAGCCCCGAGAACATGGACAAGGCGCACATGATCACCCAGGCGATCCGCGCGCGTGAGCTCTACCACCGCGAGAAGGACTACATCGTGAACAACGAGGGTGAGGTCATCATCATCGACGAGTTCACGGGCCGCTCGATGCCGGGCCGCCGTTACGGCGAGGGGCTGCACCAGGCCATCGAGGCGAAAGAGGGCGTCAAGATCGAGAACGAGAACCAGACGCTCGCCACGATCACCTACCAGAACTTCTTCCGCCTGTATGGCAAGTTCGCCGGGATGACGGGCACCGCCAAGACCGAGGAAAAGGAATTCCTCGACATCTACGGCTCGGACGTGCTCGTGATCCCCACGAACAGGCCCATCGTCCGCAAGGACGCCGAAGACCTGGTGTACCGCACCCGCCTGGGCAAGTACCGGGCGGTGGTGGAGGAGGTCAGGGAGATGCACGCGACCGGGCGACCGGTCCTCATCGGCACGGCGAGCATCGTCACCAGCGAGCAGCTCAGCGCCCTCTTGCAGGAGGCGGGCATTCAGCACGCGGTGCTGAACGCCAAGTTCGAGGCGCAGGAGGCGAGCATCATCGCGCAGGCGGGCAGGAGCGGCACCGTCACCATCGCCACCAACATGGCGGGGCGCGGCACCGACATCATGCTGGGCGGCAACGCGGAGTACATCCTGGGCGAGGCCATCGAGGGGCAGCTCGGGATCAGCCGGTACGCGCCCGAGCCCGAGGCCTTTATCAAGGCGATCAGCCGCCAGGACCCCGAGGCCGAGGAACTGGGGATGCGGATTCCGGGCATGACCGCCGACTTCGTGCGGCAGGCGCAGGGGCTCCAGGCCGACACCATCGCCGACCGGGCCCGCGTGCAGGAGATCGGCGGGCTGCACATCATCGGCACCGAGCGGCACGAGTCGCGCCGGATCGACAACCAGCTCCGGGGCCGCGCGGGGCGTCAGGGCGACCCGGGCTCCAGCCGCTTCTACGTCTCCTTCGAGGACGACCTGATGCGCCTGTTTGCCAACGACCGCGTGGTGGCGATGATGGACCGCCTCGGGATGGACGACACCCAGCCCATCGAGGCGAAGATGGTGACGGGGGCCATCGAGCGCGCGCAGGCCCGGGTCGAGGACCGCAACTTCGGCATCCGCAAGCAACTGCTGGAGTTCGACAACGTGATGAGCAAGCAGCGCGACACGATCTATGCCCAGCGCCGCGAGGTGCTGCTCGGCGCCGACGAGGACGTGGAGGAATCGACCGAGGGCATGATCGCCGACTTCGCGGAGATGCAGCTCGCCATGTACGCGCCCGCCGACCAATCTCCCGAGACCTGGGACCTGGAAACCCTGCGGACGAACATGCTCGACGCGGTGCCCCAGCTCGGCGCGTACGACTTCGAGGCCCTGCGCGGCATGAATCCGGCGGACGCGCACGCGCACCTGCTCGGCGCGGTGGCCGACACCTTCGACGCCCGCAAGGACGAACTCAGCCCGACCATGCTCAACAGCCTGTCACGCTACGTGCTGCTTCAGGTCGTGGACCAGCACTGGAAAGAGCACCTGCACGGCATGGACGTGCTCAGGCAGGGCATCGGCCTGCGCGGGTACGGCCAGCGCGATCCCTTCACCGAATACAAGTTCGAGGCGACGAACATGTTCAACGACATGATCGACAACCTCAAGGGCGAGGTCACGAAGTACGTCTTCCGCATGGAGTTCGGGCAGGCGAGCTGA
- a CDS encoding type II toxin-antitoxin system Phd/YefM family antitoxin, with translation MTKLVKVQDAKANLSQLIREAEAGETVIVTRHGKPTVRLAVVEPEPETGPVRMAIEAFRNVPKGDIEFERDRTPWGEMDLDFD, from the coding sequence ATGACCAAGCTCGTGAAGGTGCAGGATGCCAAGGCCAACCTGAGCCAACTTATCCGCGAGGCGGAGGCGGGAGAGACCGTCATCGTGACGCGACACGGAAAGCCGACGGTGCGGCTGGCGGTGGTGGAGCCGGAACCCGAGACCGGACCGGTTCGCATGGCGATAGAAGCGTTCCGGAACGTCCCCAAGGGCGACATCGAGTTCGAGCGTGACCGGACGCCCTGGGGCGAGATGGATCTGGACTTCGATTGA
- the tsaD gene encoding tRNA (adenosine(37)-N6)-threonylcarbamoyltransferase complex transferase subunit TsaD → MSGPERPLHILGIDTSCDDTGVGVVELAPGGSVRVLANRVWSQTVHAQYGGVMPELASREHVERIDRVTGDALAEAGLGVDDLDAVAATSGPGLVGALLVGLMYGKGLAQALGVPFYAAHHLEGHIFAAASEADLTAPYLALVVSGGHTHLFDVPREGEYVLVGATRDDAAGEAFDKIARLAGLGYPGGPAISEAAGRGDPAAVPFKEPLQGQKGFDFSFSGLKTAALLAHKAGARPEDLAAGFERAAVRFLVRTTLRAARAHGRDTVVVSGGVAANRALREAFAASGVRAVFPGQGLNTDNGAMIALAGAAAIRAGRGPSPLNEGAVAYAPLANA, encoded by the coding sequence ATGAGCGGCCCCGAACGTCCCCTGCATATCCTCGGCATCGACACCTCCTGCGACGACACGGGGGTCGGCGTGGTGGAACTCGCCCCGGGCGGCTCGGTGCGGGTGCTGGCGAACCGGGTGTGGTCGCAGACCGTCCACGCGCAGTACGGCGGCGTGATGCCCGAACTCGCCAGCCGCGAGCACGTCGAGCGCATCGACCGGGTGACCGGGGACGCGCTGGCGGAGGCGGGCCTGGGTGTGGATGACCTGGATGCCGTCGCCGCCACCTCCGGCCCCGGCCTCGTCGGCGCCCTCCTCGTCGGGCTGATGTACGGCAAGGGGCTGGCGCAGGCGCTGGGGGTCCCCTTCTACGCCGCCCACCACCTCGAAGGCCACATCTTCGCGGCGGCGAGCGAGGCCGACCTCACGGCCCCCTACCTCGCCCTGGTGGTGAGCGGCGGGCATACCCACCTCTTCGACGTGCCGCGCGAGGGGGAGTATGTGCTGGTGGGGGCCACGCGGGACGACGCGGCGGGCGAGGCATTCGACAAGATCGCGCGGCTCGCCGGACTGGGCTATCCGGGCGGCCCGGCGATCAGCGAGGCGGCGGGGAGGGGTGACCCCGCCGCCGTGCCCTTCAAGGAGCCCTTGCAGGGGCAAAAGGGCTTCGACTTCTCCTTCAGCGGGCTCAAGACCGCCGCGCTGCTCGCCCACAAGGCGGGGGCCAGGCCCGAAGACCTCGCCGCGGGCTTCGAGCGGGCCGCCGTACGCTTCCTGGTGAGGACCACCCTGCGGGCCGCGCGGGCGCACGGGCGCGACACCGTGGTCGTCTCGGGCGGAGTGGCGGCGAACCGGGCGCTGCGGGAGGCGTTCGCGGCGAGCGGCGTGCGGGCGGTGTTCCCCGGCCAGGGCCTGAACACCGACAACGGGGCGATGATCGCGCTGGCGGGGGCGGCGGCCATCCGGGCGGGACGTGGCCCAAGTCCCCTCAACGAGGGGGCGGTGGCGTACGCGCCGCTGGCGAACGCGTAG
- a CDS encoding class I SAM-dependent methyltransferase: protein MHWSHSFYERQDALTGCSHAPIHPFHTALAARITAHRGRAGSLLELGAGGGQFATAAALLGHGVTALDLMTGAGEHTRFLAAQHGVTVQTLTGDFYTLDPGGPFDTICYWDGFGIGEDDEQRQLLSRVAGWLALDGVAYVEVYTPWYWARHAGFTRRTERYTQTYGFDADGCRMLDTYAPRGEEPFTQFLRCYSPADLRLLLCGTGLTLAEVWPGGAYAPDAGVYHPEAPLGEAMTFAAVLTPA, encoded by the coding sequence ATGCACTGGTCCCACTCGTTCTACGAACGGCAAGACGCCCTGACGGGCTGCTCCCACGCGCCCATTCACCCTTTCCACACGGCCCTGGCGGCGCGGATCACGGCCCACCGGGGACGCGCGGGCTCCCTCCTCGAACTCGGCGCGGGCGGGGGGCAGTTTGCCACCGCCGCCGCCCTCCTCGGTCATGGGGTCACGGCGCTCGATTTGATGACGGGTGCGGGGGAACACACCCGGTTTCTCGCTGCCCAGCACGGCGTGACCGTACAGACGCTTACCGGCGACTTCTATACCCTCGATCCGGGTGGTCCCTTCGACACCATCTGCTATTGGGACGGCTTCGGCATCGGGGAGGACGACGAGCAGCGGCAGTTGCTTTCACGGGTGGCGGGCTGGCTCGCGCTGGACGGCGTGGCCTACGTGGAGGTCTACACCCCCTGGTACTGGGCGCGGCACGCAGGCTTCACCCGCCGCACCGAACGCTATACCCAGACCTACGGCTTCGACGCGGACGGCTGCCGGATGCTCGACACCTACGCGCCGCGCGGGGAGGAACCCTTCACCCAGTTCCTGCGCTGCTACAGCCCCGCCGACCTGCGCCTGCTGCTCTGCGGCACGGGGTTGACGCTGGCGGAGGTGTGGCCGGGCGGGGCCTATGCTCCAGACGCGGGCGTCTATCACCCGGAGGCCCCGCTGGGCGAGGCGATGACCTTCGCGGCGGTCCTGACGCCCGCCTGA
- a CDS encoding barstar family protein: MINVFNAPPQGIQPAPHDPRMIAAGYQVAVREVDLSGVRDKESLMLALLRGLALSESFGRNWDALYDVLTDPEARPARFALVMCDYAHFRKRHRHLGAELEAVLLDAQRDAARQGRSLWLLTEEPAHDTRHW, encoded by the coding sequence GTGATCAACGTCTTCAACGCTCCCCCGCAGGGCATTCAGCCCGCCCCGCACGACCCGCGCATGATCGCCGCCGGGTATCAGGTGGCCGTGCGCGAGGTGGACCTCTCGGGGGTGCGCGACAAGGAGAGCCTGATGCTCGCCCTGCTGCGCGGCCTGGCCCTCAGCGAGAGCTTCGGGCGCAACTGGGACGCCCTGTACGACGTGCTCACCGACCCCGAGGCCCGCCCCGCCCGCTTCGCCCTCGTGATGTGCGACTACGCCCACTTCCGCAAGCGGCACAGGCACCTCGGCGCCGAGCTGGAGGCCGTGCTGCTCGACGCCCAGCGCGACGCCGCCCGCCAGGGCCGCAGCCTGTGGCTCCTGACGGAAGAACCCGCCCACGACACGCGGCACTGGTAG
- a CDS encoding ribonuclease domain-containing protein, with the protein MSFRLPSRLLRCTLLGALLVACSPPGSGQDSGAPVQTARTTTGQAPQATRDPQSGLPFVAAQGLPREARRTLTLIRAGGPFPYAKDGSTFGNREGLLPRRARGYYREYTVPTPGEDDRGARRIVCGGQARSVGECYYTGDHYSSFRRILP; encoded by the coding sequence ATGAGCTTTCGCCTCCCGTCGCGCCTGCTGCGCTGTACCCTCCTCGGGGCGCTTCTGGTCGCCTGTTCGCCGCCGGGGTCGGGGCAGGACTCGGGGGCGCCGGTGCAGACGGCCCGGACCACCACAGGCCAGGCCCCCCAGGCCACCCGCGATCCCCAGAGCGGCCTGCCCTTCGTCGCCGCGCAGGGGCTCCCGCGCGAGGCCCGCCGCACCCTGACCCTGATCCGGGCGGGCGGCCCCTTCCCCTACGCGAAGGACGGCAGCACCTTCGGCAACCGCGAGGGCCTCCTGCCCCGGCGGGCACGGGGGTATTACCGCGAATACACCGTGCCCACCCCCGGCGAGGACGACCGGGGGGCGCGGCGGATCGTCTGCGGCGGGCAGGCGCGCAGCGTGGGGGAGTGCTACTACACGGGTGACCACTACTCGTCGTTCAGGAGAATCCTCCCGTGA
- a CDS encoding heme-dependent oxidative N-demethylase subunit alpha family protein translates to MFERPPTFYRPFLTGRYTVSAGLYRLGTQAVPWVGSEAGAVVETHTFALDREYPRFVASKAAAHRRALHEYAGEAALTPELREAALSFVARTLAEESGGVMAWDGRTFTNRALGWAADLALRWGGVEELRRFAAPLAPLVADVTPVNALDFLGLNAPEDLAIVARHPEGGDWVAALHVLSPQHWDPREKLGRDFVAVHEPVAGSGPMNATAPRLVDAVITRGPFVRFAWGVATRDRLDHHPAAPQRADRAPETRFDPDRAFLRVERQTLTGFPEAHGALFTIRPYTYPLRDAVADPAHARALAAALRTMTPEQVAYKGLVPLLPGLLTWLDGVT, encoded by the coding sequence GTGTTTGAGCGTCCGCCGACCTTTTATCGCCCCTTCCTGACCGGGCGGTACACCGTCTCGGCGGGGCTGTACCGGCTGGGCACGCAGGCGGTCCCGTGGGTGGGATCAGAGGCGGGCGCGGTCGTGGAGACCCACACCTTCGCCCTCGACCGCGAGTATCCGCGCTTCGTGGCGAGCAAGGCCGCCGCCCACCGCCGAGCGCTTCACGAGTACGCGGGGGAGGCGGCCCTGACCCCCGAACTGCGGGAGGCCGCCCTCTCCTTCGTCGCCCGCACCCTCGCCGAGGAGAGTGGCGGCGTGATGGCCTGGGACGGGAGGACGTTCACCAACCGGGCGCTCGGCTGGGCGGCGGACCTCGCCCTGCGCTGGGGTGGGGTGGAGGAGTTGCGCCGCTTCGCCGCTCCCCTCGCCCCCCTCGTCGCCGACGTGACGCCCGTGAACGCGCTCGACTTCCTGGGGCTGAACGCGCCCGAAGACCTTGCCATTGTTGCCCGGCATCCTGAAGGCGGGGACTGGGTGGCCGCCCTGCACGTCCTCTCGCCGCAGCACTGGGACCCGCGCGAGAAGCTGGGGCGGGACTTCGTGGCCGTCCACGAACCCGTCGCCGGAAGCGGGCCGATGAACGCCACCGCACCCCGGCTGGTGGACGCGGTGATCACGCGCGGCCCCTTCGTCCGCTTCGCGTGGGGTGTGGCGACGAGGGACCGTCTCGACCACCACCCCGCCGCGCCGCAGAGGGCCGACCGCGCCCCCGAGACCCGCTTCGACCCGGACCGGGCCTTCCTGCGGGTGGAGCGGCAGACGCTGACGGGCTTCCCGGAGGCTCACGGGGCGCTGTTCACCATTCGGCCCTACACCTATCCCCTACGGGACGCGGTGGCCGACCCGGCCCACGCCCGCGCCCTCGCCGCCGCCCTGCGGACCATGACGCCCGAGCAGGTGGCGTACAAGGGGCTCGTCCCGCTGCTGCCGGGGCTGCTCACGTGGCTGGATGGGGTGACCTGA
- a CDS encoding undecaprenyl-diphosphate phosphatase — protein sequence MDWFYAIVYGIVEGITEFLPISSTGHLIVVGNLMGVPWPKEVKDTFEVVIQGGAILAVLAYYWRDFLQQGRDIGHDRPTQRLWLGVAAACIPAVILGLLFGDAIKAALFRPSVVAWALIVGGVLMWLIESRRVTPNVHGIKEIGVRRSFLIGAVQCLALLWPGFSRSASSILGGMVMGLDRPTATQFSFYLGVPTLGGAALLDFIRSRDLLSQIGLLNVLLGTVTSFVVAYLAIGWLLRFVSTNNFKGFAVYRVVVGVLILVLIATGVMSNGSLA from the coding sequence ATGGATTGGTTTTACGCCATCGTTTACGGGATCGTGGAGGGCATCACCGAGTTTCTACCGATCAGCTCGACCGGGCACCTGATCGTCGTCGGGAACCTGATGGGGGTGCCCTGGCCCAAGGAGGTCAAGGACACCTTCGAGGTGGTCATCCAGGGCGGCGCGATCCTGGCGGTGCTGGCGTACTACTGGCGCGACTTCCTGCAACAGGGCCGCGACATCGGGCACGACCGGCCCACCCAGCGGCTGTGGCTCGGCGTGGCCGCCGCCTGCATTCCCGCCGTGATCCTCGGCCTGCTCTTCGGGGACGCGATCAAGGCGGCCCTCTTCCGCCCGAGCGTGGTGGCCTGGGCCCTGATCGTGGGCGGCGTGCTGATGTGGTTGATCGAGAGCCGCCGCGTGACGCCGAACGTTCACGGCATCAAGGAGATCGGGGTGCGGCGCTCCTTCCTGATCGGCGCGGTGCAGTGCCTCGCCCTGCTATGGCCCGGCTTCTCGCGCTCGGCGAGTTCGATCCTGGGCGGCATGGTGATGGGCCTCGACCGCCCGACGGCGACCCAGTTCTCCTTCTACCTGGGGGTGCCCACCCTGGGCGGCGCGGCCCTGCTCGACTTCATCCGCAGCCGCGACCTCCTCTCGCAGATCGGCCTGCTGAACGTGCTGCTGGGGACGGTCACGAGCTTCGTGGTCGCGTACCTCGCCATCGGCTGGCTGCTGCGCTTCGTGTCCACGAACAACTTCAAGGGCTTCGCCGTGTACCGCGTCGTCGTCGGCGTGCTCATCCTGGTGCTGATCGCCACCGGCGTGATGAGCAACGGGAGTCTGGCGTAG
- a CDS encoding aminoglycoside phosphotransferase family protein: MTFDPYLRRWNLVPDGELIHTNSSDLLPVRLAGEPAMLKVARVDEEEVGHRLMVWWNGEGAARVLRHDGEAALLERVEGDLSLAELVHAGQDDEASRILCGTVDVLHGCQARPWPDVPPLEQWFRALEETAPQVGGVMTLALDTARHLFREPQGVRPLHGDLHHGNVLHSRERGWLAIDPKGLIGERGFDYANIFCNPDLETATRPGRLARQAHVVAEAAGLDRTRLLQWILAYAGLSAAWHLEDEEEGQARQTLAVASLAAAELNP; the protein is encoded by the coding sequence GTGACCTTCGACCCGTACTTGCGCCGCTGGAACCTCGTGCCCGATGGCGAGCTCATCCATACGAACAGCAGCGACCTGTTGCCCGTGCGGCTCGCCGGAGAGCCAGCGATGCTCAAGGTCGCCCGGGTGGACGAGGAAGAGGTCGGCCACCGCCTGATGGTCTGGTGGAACGGCGAGGGGGCCGCCCGCGTCCTGCGGCACGACGGGGAGGCCGCCTTGTTGGAGCGGGTGGAGGGAGACCTCTCGCTCGCGGAGCTGGTTCACGCCGGGCAGGACGACGAGGCGAGCCGGATTCTGTGCGGGACGGTGGATGTGCTGCACGGGTGCCAGGCTCGGCCCTGGCCGGACGTGCCGCCCCTGGAGCAGTGGTTTCGCGCCCTGGAGGAGACGGCGCCGCAGGTGGGAGGGGTGATGACGCTGGCCCTGGACACGGCGCGGCACCTCTTCCGGGAACCCCAGGGCGTGCGCCCCCTCCACGGCGACCTCCACCACGGCAACGTCCTCCACAGCCGCGAGCGGGGCTGGCTGGCGATTGACCCCAAGGGCTTGATCGGCGAGCGGGGCTTCGACTACGCCAACATCTTCTGCAACCCGGACCTAGAAACGGCGACCCGGCCCGGACGGCTGGCACGGCAGGCCCACGTCGTCGCGGAGGCGGCGGGGCTCGACCGGACGCGTCTCCTCCAATGGATTCTCGCCTACGCAGGCCTGTCCGCCGCGTGGCATCTGGAGGACGAGGAGGAGGGGCAGGCGCGGCAGACCCTCGCCGTCGCGTCCCTCGCCGCCGCCGAACTGAACCCCTGA
- the rpsB gene encoding 30S ribosomal protein S2 yields the protein MSYISMKQLLEAGVHFGHETKRWNPKFKRFIFAERNGIFIIDLQKTLKQIDRSFDYIKDLSERGGVILFVGTKKQAQEIVELEARRTGMPFVTSRWLGGMLTNFRTMRTRIDRLNELDDMFETGSVNNRPKAERVELAAERERLLRFVGGIRKMTRLPDAIFVVDPTKEVIAVQEANKLGIPVIALADTDSDPDVIDYIVPGNDDAIRSIQLITHRIGDLVVEARGGGEDVSGARVEEGNADIEAAEEVVEGDTTQLTSTQGRS from the coding sequence GTGTCGTACATCAGCATGAAGCAGCTTCTCGAAGCGGGCGTGCACTTCGGGCACGAGACCAAGCGCTGGAACCCCAAGTTCAAGCGCTTCATCTTCGCGGAGCGCAACGGCATCTTCATCATCGACCTGCAAAAGACCCTCAAGCAGATCGACCGGTCGTTTGACTACATCAAGGACCTCTCCGAACGCGGCGGCGTGATCCTCTTCGTGGGCACGAAGAAGCAGGCGCAGGAGATCGTGGAACTCGAAGCCCGGCGCACCGGGATGCCGTTTGTCACGAGCCGCTGGCTGGGCGGGATGCTGACGAACTTCCGCACCATGCGCACCCGCATCGACCGCCTCAACGAACTCGACGACATGTTCGAGACGGGCAGCGTCAACAACCGCCCCAAGGCCGAGCGCGTGGAACTCGCCGCCGAGCGTGAGCGGCTGCTGCGCTTCGTCGGCGGCATCCGCAAGATGACCCGCCTCCCCGACGCGATCTTCGTGGTGGACCCCACCAAGGAAGTCATCGCCGTGCAGGAGGCGAACAAGCTCGGGATTCCCGTGATCGCCCTGGCCGACACCGACTCCGACCCCGACGTGATCGACTACATCGTGCCCGGCAACGACGACGCGATCCGCAGCATCCAGCTCATCACCCACCGCATCGGCGACCTCGTGGTCGAGGCGCGCGGCGGCGGTGAGGACGTGAGCGGGGCGCGCGTCGAGGAGGGCAACGCCGACATCGAGGCCGCCGAGGAGGTCGTGGAGGGCGACACCACCCAGCTCACGAGCACGCAGGGCCGCTCCTAA
- the tsf gene encoding translation elongation factor Ts, whose product MMESIKKLRELTGAGMMDVKKALSDAGNDEDKAIALLRERGIVKAAKKADREAKEGLVRFAVQGNRGAIVEVNSETDFVARNSDFQALVESLAQAALQAGTNDVEEFRTFSVNGDTVGNTVAAAAGKIGENIVLNRVAFIEAGEGETLAGYVHSNGKIGVLVDVANGSEAQAKDVALHVAAERPQYLTRDEVNSEDIEKEREILTNKALNEGKPQQIVEKIVSGQIGKFYEEKVLPEQRFVKDNSVTVGGYLGGAQVRRFVRFEVGA is encoded by the coding sequence ATGATGGAATCGATCAAGAAGCTGCGCGAGCTGACCGGCGCGGGCATGATGGACGTGAAAAAGGCCCTCAGCGACGCGGGCAACGACGAGGACAAGGCGATTGCCCTGCTGCGCGAGCGCGGCATCGTGAAGGCCGCCAAGAAGGCCGACCGCGAGGCGAAGGAAGGCCTGGTGCGCTTCGCCGTGCAGGGCAACCGGGGCGCCATCGTCGAGGTCAACAGTGAGACCGACTTCGTGGCGCGCAACTCGGACTTCCAGGCGCTCGTGGAGAGCCTCGCGCAGGCGGCGCTCCAGGCGGGCACCAACGATGTCGAGGAGTTCCGCACCTTCAGCGTGAACGGCGACACCGTGGGCAACACCGTCGCGGCGGCGGCGGGCAAGATCGGCGAGAATATCGTCCTGAACCGCGTGGCCTTTATCGAGGCCGGTGAGGGCGAGACGCTGGCCGGGTACGTGCACTCGAACGGCAAGATCGGCGTGCTCGTGGACGTGGCGAACGGCAGCGAGGCGCAGGCGAAGGACGTGGCCCTGCACGTGGCCGCCGAGCGCCCGCAGTACCTCACGCGGGACGAGGTGAACAGTGAGGACATCGAGAAGGAGCGCGAGATCCTCACGAACAAGGCGCTCAACGAGGGCAAGCCGCAGCAGATCGTGGAGAAGATCGTCTCCGGCCAGATCGGCAAGTTCTACGAGGAGAAGGTGCTGCCCGAGCAGCGCTTCGTCAAGGACAACAGCGTGACGGTGGGGGGCTACCTCGGCGGCGCGCAGGTCAGGCGCTTCGTCCGGTTCGAGGTCGGCGCGTAA
- the pyrH gene encoding UMP kinase → MYKRVLLKLSGEFLSGEPGFGISPDTTADLARLITGALGGTGVELAVVIGGGNLWRGARNGKGMDPATADYIGMLGTVMNAMALQDAMESTGQPTRVMTAIQMHAVAEPYIRRRAMRHLEKGRVVIFGGGNGAPFFTTDTTATLRALEIGADVVLMAKNQVDGVYDSDPRKNPDAHKLDRLTHREVVERRLEVMDATALTLCMDKGLPIVVFDLFQEGNLRRLLAGERVGTLIES, encoded by the coding sequence GTGTACAAACGCGTCCTGCTCAAGCTCTCCGGTGAGTTCCTCTCCGGTGAACCGGGTTTTGGCATCAGCCCCGACACCACGGCGGACCTCGCCCGGCTGATCACGGGGGCGCTGGGCGGCACCGGGGTCGAACTCGCGGTCGTGATCGGCGGCGGGAACCTGTGGCGCGGCGCCCGCAACGGCAAGGGGATGGACCCCGCCACCGCCGACTACATCGGGATGCTGGGCACCGTGATGAACGCGATGGCCCTTCAGGACGCGATGGAGTCGACCGGCCAGCCCACCCGCGTGATGACGGCGATCCAGATGCATGCGGTCGCCGAGCCCTATATCCGCCGCCGCGCCATGCGCCACCTGGAAAAGGGCCGCGTGGTGATCTTCGGCGGGGGAAATGGGGCGCCCTTTTTCACGACGGACACGACCGCCACCCTGCGCGCCCTGGAGATCGGCGCCGACGTGGTGCTGATGGCGAAAAACCAGGTGGACGGCGTGTACGACTCCGACCCGCGCAAGAATCCGGACGCGCACAAACTCGACCGTCTCACCCACCGGGAGGTCGTCGAGCGGCGCCTGGAGGTCATGGACGCCACCGCGCTGACCCTGTGCATGGACAAGGGGCTGCCCATCGTGGTCTTCGACCTCTTTCAGGAGGGGAACCTGCGCCGCCTCCTGGCGGGCGAGCGGGTGGGCACGCTCATCGAGAGTTGA